The proteins below are encoded in one region of Homo sapiens chromosome 2, GRCh38.p14 Primary Assembly:
- the ALPI gene encoding intestinal-type alkaline phosphatase precursor — MQGPWVLLLLGLRLQLSLGVIPAEEENPAFWNRQAAEALDAAKKLQPIQKVAKNLILFLGDGLGVPTVTATRILKGQKNGKLGPETPLAMDRFPYLALSKTYNVDRQVPDSAATATAYLCGVKANFQTIGLSAAARFNQCNTTRGNEVISVMNRAKQAGKSVGVVTTTRVQHASPAGTYAHTVNRNWYSDADMPASARQEGCQDIATQLISNMDIDVILGGGRKYMFPMGTPDPEYPADASQNGIRLDGKNLVQEWLAKHQGAWYVWNRTELMQASLDQSVTHLMGLFEPGDTKYEIHRDPTLDPSLMEMTEAALRLLSRNPRGFYLFVEGGRIDHGHHEGVAYQALTEAVMFDDAIERAGQLTSEEDTLTLVTADHSHVFSFGGYTLRGSSIFGLAPSKAQDSKAYTSILYGNGPGYVFNSGVRPDVNESESGSPDYQQQAAVPLSSETHGGEDVAVFARGPQAHLVHGVQEQSFVAHVMAFAACLEPYTACDLAPPACTTDAAHPVAASLPLLAGTLLLLGASAAP; from the exons ATGCAGGGGCCctgggtgctgctgctgctgggcctgAGGCTACAGCTCTCCCTGGGCGTCATCCCAG CTGAGGAGGAGAACCCGGCCTTCTGGAACCGCCAGGCAGCTGAGGCCCTGGATGCTGCCAAGAAGCTGCAGCCCATCCAGAAGGTCGCCAAGAACCTCATCCTCTTCCTGGGCGATG GGTTGGGGGTGCCCACGGTGACAGCCACCAGGATCCTAAAGGGGCAGAAGAATGGCAAACTGGGGCCTGAGACGCCCCTGGCCATGGACCGCTTCCCATACCTGGCTCTGTCCAAG ACATACAATGTGGACAGACAGGTGCCAGACAGCGCAGCCACAGCCACGGCCTACCTGTGCGGGGTCAAGGCCAACTTCCAGACCATCGGCTTGAGTGCAGCCGCCCGCTTTAACCAGTGCAACACGACACGCGGCAATGAGGTCATCTCCGTGATGAACCGGGCCAAGCAAGCAG GAAAGTCAGTAGGAGTGGTGACCACCACACGGGTGCAGCACGCCTCGCCAGCCGGCACCTACGCACACACAGTGAACCGCAACTGGTACTCAGATGCTGACATGCCTGCCTCAGCCCGCCAGGAGGGGTGCCAGGACATCGCCACTCAGCTCATCTCCAACATGGACATTGAC gtgatccttggCGGAGGCCGCAAGTACATGTTTCCCATGGGGACCCCAGACCCTGAGTACCCAGCTGATGCCAGCCAGAATGGAATCAGGCTGGACGGGAAGAACCTGGTGCAGGAATGGCTGGCAAAGCACCAG GGTGCCTGGTATGTGTGGAACCGCACTGAGCTCATGCAGGCGTCCCTGGACCAGTCTGTGACCCATCTCATGG GCCTCTTTGAGCCCGGAGACACGAAATATGAGATCCACCGAGACCCCACACTGGACCCCTCCCTGATGGAGATGACAGAGGCTGCCCTGCGCCTGCTGAGCAGGAACCCCCGCGGCTTCTACCTCTTTGTGGAGG GCGGCCGCATCGACCATGGTCATCATGAGGGTGTGGCTTACCAGGCACTCACTGAGGCGGTCATGTTCGACGACGCCATTGAGAGGGCGGGCCAGCTCACCAGCGAGGAGGACACGCTGACCCTCGTCACCGCTGACCACTCCCATGTCTTCTCCTTTGGTGGCTACACCTTGCGAGGGAGCTCCATCTTCG GGTTGGCCCCCAGCAAGGCTCAGGACAGCAAAGCCTACACGTCCATCCTGTACGGCAATGGCCCGGGCTACGTGTTCAACTCAGGCGTGCGACCAGACGTGAATGAGAGCGAGAGCG GGAGCCCCGATTACCAGCAGCAGGCGGCGGTGCCCCTGTCGTCCGAGACCCACGGAGGCGAAGACGTGGCGGTGTTTGCGCGCGGCCCGCAGGCGCACCTGGTGCATGGTGTGCAGGAGCAGAGCTTCGTAGCGCATGTCATGGCCTTCGCTGCCTGTCTGGAGCCCTACACGGCCTGCGACCTGGCGCCTCCCGCCTGCACCACCGACGCCGCGCACCCAGTTGCCGCGTCGCTGCCACTGCTGGCCGGGACCCTGCTGCTGCTGGGGGCGTCCGCTGCTCCCTGA